One Antennarius striatus isolate MH-2024 chromosome 17, ASM4005453v1, whole genome shotgun sequence genomic window carries:
- the LOC137610578 gene encoding alcohol dehydrogenase class-3 chain L, translated as MATAGRVIRCKAAVAWEAGKPLVMEEVEVAPPKHGEVRLKIAATGICHTDSYTLSGSDPEGVFPVVLGHEGAGIVESVGEGVTKFQPGDTVIPLYVPQCGECKFCKNPKTNLCQKIRLTQGKGLMPDGTTRFSCRGKSLFHFMGCSTFSEYTVVAEISLAKVNHRAPLDKVCLLGCGITTGYGAALNTAKVEAGSTCAVFGLGALGLAAIMGCKTAGAARIIGIDLNADKFKMAREFGATDVVNPKDHSKPIQEVLVDMTDGGVDYSFECVGNVGIMRAALEACHKGWGTSVIIGVAAAGQEISTRPFQLVTGRTWKGTAFGGYKSIDSVPKLVEEYMNKRLKVDEFVTHTLPFEKITDGFDLMHAGKCIRVVLQF; from the exons ATGGCAACTGCAGGAAGG GTGATCCGGTGCAAAGCAGCCGTAGCATGGGAGGCTGGAAAACCTCTCgtgatggaggaggtggaggtggcacCTCCTAAGCATGGGGAGGTTCGCCTCAAG ATTGCAGCCACTGGGATCTGTCACACCGATTCCTACACTTTGAGTGGCTCCGACCCCGAAGGAGTTTTCCCTGTCGTGTTGGGCCACGAGGGAGCTGGCATCGTGGAGAGCGTCGGAGAGGGAGTCACCAAGTTTCAACCAG gggacacagtaatacctctgtatgTTCCACAGTGTGGCGAGTGCAAGTTCTGCAAGAATCCCAAAACCAATTTGTGTCAAAAGATCAG ACTCACTCAGGGCAAAGGCTTGATGCCGGATGGGACCACCCGTTTCTCCTGCAGAGGGAAGAGCCTCTTCCACTTCATGGGCTGCAGTACATTCTCTGAATACACTGTGGTAGCTGAGATatcgctggccaaagtgaaccACCGGGCCCCCTTGGACAAGGTGTGCCTACTGGGCTGCGGCATCACCACTGGTTATGGAGCCGCCTTGAACACCGCCAAG GTGGAGGCCGGTTCTACCTGTGCAGTGTTTGGACTGGGCGCTCTGGGTCTCGCCGCAATCATGGGTTGTAAAACAGCCGGGGCGGCCAGGATCATAGGGATCGACCTCAACGCCGACAAGTTTAAAATGGCCCGTGAGTTTGGTGCTACAGATGTGGTGAACCCAAAAGACCACAGCAAACCAATCCAAGAGGTCCTGGTGGACATGACAGACGGAGGTGTGGACTACTCCTTTGAGTGTGTGGGAAATGTGGGAATCATG AGGGCAGCCCTGGAGGCCTGCCATAAAGGATGGGGCACCAGCGTCATCATCGGGGTGGCAGCAGCCGGACAGGAAATCTCCACCCGCCCCTTCCAGCTGGTGACTGGACGAACCTGGAAAGGCACTGCCTTTGGAG GTTACAAGAGCATTGACAGCGTTCCCAAACTGGTGGAAGAGTACATGAACAAGCGGCTCAAAGTGGATGAATTTGTGACTCACACGTTGCCTTTTGAGAAGATCACTGATGGTTTTGACCtcatgcatgctgggaaatg CATTCGAGTCGTCCTGCAGTTTTAG